The proteins below are encoded in one region of Lactuca sativa cultivar Salinas chromosome 3, Lsat_Salinas_v11, whole genome shotgun sequence:
- the LOC111895821 gene encoding protein translocase subunit SECA2, chloroplastic-like → NVHLKLTGRVEENRRWSEGIHQAVEAKEGLPIQADSVVVAQMTYQSMFKLYPKLSGMTGTAKTEEKEFLKMFQMPVIEVPTNMANIRHDLPIQAFANARGKWEYVRAEVESMFRVGRPVLVGTTSVENSEYLSALLRASKIPHNVLNARPEVCCLLFVGFINENR, encoded by the exons TTTGAAGTTGACAGGGAGAGTGGAAGAAAACAGACGATGGTCAGAGGGGATTCACCAGGCTGTGGAGGCAAAAGAAGGGTTACCAATCCAG GCTGATTCAGTTGTAGTGGCACAAATGACATACCAATCAATGTTTAAGCTTTATCCAAAGCTTTCAGGGATGACAGGAACTGCAAAAACTGAA GAAAAGGAGTTCTTGAAAATGTTCCAGATGCCTGTTATTGAAGTTCCCACAAATATGgcaaatattcgtcatgatttacctaTCCAAGCTTTTGCA AATGCTCGTGGTAAATGGGAATATGTTCGTGCAGAAGTTGAAAGCATGTTCAGAGTTGGTCGTCCTGTTTTAGTGGGGACCACTAG TGTCGAGAACTCAGAATATTTGTCTGCTTTGTTGAGGGCTAGCAAGATTCCCCACAATGTCCTCAATGCACGACCAGAGGTTTGTTGTCTACTTTTTGTAGGATTTATCAATGAAAATAGATAG